A genomic segment from Azospirillum sp. TSH58 encodes:
- a CDS encoding acyl-CoA dehydrogenase family protein, with product MDFQLSEEQRLMIETASRVGTEFGLDYWREQDAKKSFPTEAWTAICEAGLGGVSLPEEYGGSGLGMLDMALVVEALSAAGGGATLAQLFMINPIFGGVALAKFGTDAQKDAMLPALIQGKLNFCMALTEPNAGSNSLEIRTFAHADGQGWRLKGQKIWITGVPDAQKMLVVARTTRLEEAGRRTAGISLFLIDVDREGLSHQPIEKVGTNTLASSTVYFDDVRIEPDELIGTLDGGWHQLLDVLNTERIVTTAGLVGAGSLAIRLAVDYAKDRKVFGDRPVAAYQGVQFPLAQAHAELQCARLMNLKAASLCDTGLPYGSEANVAKLIAAQAASHAIERSMQAMGGMGYAKEYHVERLWRDARLFRFAPVSEEMVLNFIAMHDLGMPKSY from the coding sequence ATGGACTTCCAGCTTTCCGAAGAACAGCGCCTGATGATCGAGACGGCCTCGCGCGTCGGCACCGAATTCGGCCTCGACTACTGGCGCGAGCAGGACGCGAAGAAGAGCTTTCCGACCGAGGCCTGGACCGCCATCTGCGAGGCTGGTCTCGGCGGCGTCTCCCTGCCGGAGGAGTATGGCGGCTCGGGCCTCGGCATGCTCGACATGGCGCTGGTGGTGGAGGCGTTGTCGGCGGCGGGCGGCGGCGCGACGCTGGCGCAGCTCTTCATGATCAACCCGATCTTCGGCGGCGTGGCGCTGGCGAAGTTCGGCACCGACGCGCAGAAGGACGCCATGCTGCCCGCCCTGATCCAGGGCAAGCTGAACTTCTGCATGGCGCTGACCGAGCCGAACGCCGGTTCCAACAGCCTGGAGATCCGGACCTTCGCACACGCCGACGGCCAGGGCTGGCGGCTGAAGGGCCAGAAGATCTGGATCACCGGCGTTCCCGACGCGCAGAAGATGCTGGTGGTCGCCCGCACCACCCGGCTGGAGGAGGCGGGGCGCCGCACCGCCGGCATCAGCCTGTTCCTGATCGACGTGGACCGCGAGGGGCTCAGCCACCAGCCGATCGAGAAGGTGGGCACCAACACGCTGGCCTCCAGCACCGTCTATTTCGACGATGTGCGGATCGAGCCGGACGAACTGATCGGCACGCTCGACGGCGGCTGGCACCAGCTTCTCGACGTGCTGAACACCGAGCGCATCGTCACCACCGCCGGACTGGTCGGCGCCGGCAGCCTCGCCATCCGGCTGGCGGTGGACTACGCCAAGGACCGCAAGGTCTTCGGCGACCGCCCGGTGGCCGCCTACCAGGGCGTCCAGTTCCCGCTCGCCCAAGCCCACGCCGAGCTGCAATGCGCCCGGCTGATGAACCTGAAGGCGGCGTCGCTCTGCGACACGGGCCTGCCCTACGGCAGCGAGGCCAACGTCGCCAAGCTGATCGCGGCGCAGGCAGCGTCCCACGCCATCGAACGGTCCATGCAGGCGATGGGCGGCATGGGCTACGCCAAGGAATACCATGTCGAGCGGCTGTGGCGCGACGCAAGGCTGTTCCGCTTCGCCCCGGTGTCGGAAGAGATGGTGCTGAACTTCATCGCCATGCACGATCTCGGCATGCCGAAATCCTACTGA
- a CDS encoding ABC transporter substrate-binding protein: protein MHRRSVIRLLGAAVTLTSALALSAGSAAAQDTIKIGMTSALTGPYNEYGEGGRRGVELAIEKWNAKGGINGKKVELAMLLDDQLVPDRAVQNMRRLLDNKELVAIIGPAGSGPTLAVIEMAAADGRPYMNPVAQTPTVTYPDGGKPRPNVFSFALQNDVESTVLGRYVARQFKKPGLVHESTAYGVSGADMIAKELKAAGGAVVATETYNQRAQDVTAQVARLQRAGADVVVCVGLGADLAVIRRTMARLNFNVPLVASNGALSIPYQEAAGELVTGTRGSMVYVFGEETLNPAAQGFADAYKAKYGTDRWWGNDPQRPQIFMSLSVSNAYDAADVLFEGIKRANSTDPKAIATAIEGIQGLRGVNATYSFSATKHHAIAPEDVAIFEYAKTGDRIGLTIVKN from the coding sequence ATGCACCGTCGTTCCGTCATCCGCCTGCTCGGGGCCGCCGTCACGCTGACCTCGGCGCTCGCCCTGTCCGCCGGGTCCGCCGCCGCGCAGGACACCATCAAGATCGGCATGACCTCGGCCCTGACCGGCCCCTACAACGAGTATGGCGAGGGCGGGCGGCGCGGCGTCGAACTCGCCATCGAGAAGTGGAACGCCAAGGGCGGCATCAACGGCAAGAAGGTCGAGCTGGCGATGCTGCTCGACGACCAGCTGGTGCCCGACCGCGCGGTGCAGAACATGCGGCGGCTGCTCGACAACAAGGAGCTGGTCGCCATCATCGGCCCGGCGGGCAGCGGCCCGACGCTGGCGGTGATCGAGATGGCCGCCGCGGACGGACGCCCCTACATGAACCCGGTGGCGCAGACCCCGACCGTCACTTACCCGGACGGTGGCAAGCCGCGCCCGAACGTCTTCTCCTTCGCGCTCCAGAACGACGTCGAATCGACGGTGCTCGGCCGCTACGTCGCCCGGCAGTTCAAGAAGCCGGGGCTGGTGCACGAGAGCACGGCCTACGGCGTGTCCGGCGCCGACATGATCGCCAAGGAGCTGAAGGCGGCGGGCGGCGCCGTCGTGGCGACGGAAACCTACAACCAGCGCGCCCAGGACGTAACGGCGCAGGTCGCCCGCCTCCAGCGGGCCGGGGCCGACGTGGTGGTCTGCGTCGGGCTGGGCGCCGATCTGGCGGTGATCCGCCGCACCATGGCGCGGCTGAACTTCAACGTGCCGCTGGTCGCCTCCAACGGCGCCCTGTCGATCCCCTACCAGGAGGCCGCCGGAGAACTGGTGACCGGCACGCGCGGCTCGATGGTCTACGTCTTCGGCGAGGAGACGCTGAACCCGGCGGCGCAGGGCTTCGCCGACGCCTACAAGGCCAAGTACGGCACCGACCGCTGGTGGGGCAACGACCCGCAGCGCCCGCAGATCTTCATGTCGCTGTCGGTCAGCAACGCCTACGACGCCGCCGACGTGCTGTTCGAGGGCATCAAGCGCGCCAACTCCACCGATCCCAAGGCCATCGCCACCGCCATCGAGGGCATCCAGGGCCTGCGCGGGGTGAACGCGACCTATTCCTTCTCCGCCACCAAGCACCACGCCATCGCGCCGGAGGACGTGGCGATCTTCGAGTATGCCAAGACCGGCGACAGGATCGGGCTGACGATCGTCAAGAACTGA
- a CDS encoding alpha-ketoacid dehydrogenase subunit beta, whose protein sequence is MPKPLRYVNAVAQALNDAMAADPAVMLMGEDVAAAGGPFKATRGLLDAHGPERVRDTPISEASLVGAAVGAALTGMKPVVEIMFMDFVTLAMDAVVNQAAKARFMFGGQCSVPMVLRTPHGGGLNAGPQHSQCLEAWFAHIPGLRVVCPATVADAYSLLRAAIEAPDPVVVVENKALYALQGDIDVNAPREVGKARIDRAGRDATIVTYGATLYAARAAADRLAAEGIEAEIVDLRWIQPWDEEAVFASVAKTHRVVIAHEAVQAFGVGAEIAARIASDAFDDLDAPVLRVGAPFMPIAFAKTLEAAYLPDADRIVAAVKSTLA, encoded by the coding sequence ATGCCGAAGCCTTTGCGCTATGTGAACGCCGTCGCCCAGGCCCTGAACGACGCGATGGCCGCCGACCCCGCCGTGATGCTGATGGGCGAGGACGTGGCCGCCGCCGGAGGGCCGTTCAAGGCGACCCGCGGCCTGCTCGACGCCCACGGGCCGGAGCGGGTGCGCGACACGCCGATCTCCGAGGCCTCCCTGGTCGGCGCCGCCGTCGGAGCCGCGCTGACCGGCATGAAGCCGGTGGTCGAGATCATGTTCATGGATTTCGTGACCCTGGCGATGGACGCCGTGGTCAACCAGGCCGCCAAGGCGCGCTTCATGTTCGGCGGGCAATGCAGCGTGCCGATGGTGCTGCGCACGCCGCACGGCGGCGGTCTGAACGCCGGGCCGCAGCATTCGCAGTGCCTGGAGGCGTGGTTCGCCCATATCCCCGGCCTGCGCGTCGTCTGCCCGGCCACCGTCGCCGACGCCTACAGCCTGCTGCGCGCCGCCATCGAGGCGCCGGACCCGGTCGTCGTCGTCGAGAACAAGGCGCTCTACGCGCTCCAGGGCGACATCGACGTGAACGCCCCCCGCGAGGTCGGCAAGGCGCGCATCGACCGGGCGGGCCGCGACGCCACCATCGTCACCTACGGCGCCACCCTCTACGCCGCCCGCGCCGCTGCCGACCGGCTGGCCGCCGAGGGCATCGAGGCCGAGATCGTCGATCTGCGCTGGATTCAGCCCTGGGACGAGGAGGCCGTCTTCGCCTCCGTCGCCAAGACCCACCGGGTGGTCATCGCGCACGAGGCGGTGCAGGCCTTCGGCGTCGGGGCGGAGATCGCCGCGCGCATCGCATCGGACGCCTTCGACGACCTCGACGCCCCGGTGCTGCGGGTCGGCGCGCCCTTCATGCCCATCGCCTTCGCCAAGACCCTCGAAGCGGCCTATCTGCCCGACGCCGACCGGATCGTCGCGGCGGTCAAGAGCACGCTCGCCTGA
- a CDS encoding dihydrolipoamide acetyltransferase family protein, with the protein MVRELVMPKLGLTMTEGVLAEWRVSPGQPFRSGDVLLVVETDKIASEVEADSDGVLIETTIPAGETVAVGTPIARWSADGAGAARAPQPAEAPAAKAAPAPVAANARPLPAPVRANGERILSTPLARRRAEGLGIDLATVAGSGPRGRIKVADVEAAAQTRPAPQPAPPPPKIETSAGERSKPTTLQATIARRLTAAKRDVPHFYLAAEAEVTELAALRDRLNADTESGLPRISMTHLVLAAVGRALAAMPEMDRVWDDADGGTILALGRGDIGMAVDTPRGLVAPVLRGAAALPLDRLAAEAASLTRRARDGRLTEEDFQGGAVTVSNAGMHNVTYMTSIINPGQSSILGVGSVRPVFRPDAAGAPVLRRELGLVLSADHRLFDGVTALAFLNRIIAGLERPLRLLRAA; encoded by the coding sequence ATGGTCCGCGAACTGGTGATGCCCAAGCTGGGGCTGACGATGACCGAAGGGGTGCTCGCCGAATGGCGGGTGTCGCCCGGCCAGCCCTTCCGCAGCGGCGACGTGCTGCTCGTCGTCGAAACCGACAAGATCGCCTCGGAGGTCGAGGCCGACAGCGACGGCGTGCTGATCGAGACGACCATCCCGGCCGGCGAGACGGTGGCCGTCGGCACCCCGATCGCCCGTTGGTCCGCCGATGGCGCGGGGGCTGCCCGCGCTCCGCAACCGGCGGAGGCGCCCGCCGCGAAGGCCGCCCCGGCACCCGTTGCCGCCAACGCACGCCCCCTGCCCGCCCCGGTCCGCGCCAACGGGGAGCGCATCCTGTCGACACCGCTCGCCCGCCGACGCGCCGAGGGGCTCGGCATCGATCTCGCGACGGTGGCCGGAAGCGGCCCGCGTGGCCGCATCAAGGTGGCCGACGTCGAGGCGGCGGCGCAAACGCGGCCGGCGCCTCAACCAGCGCCTCCGCCGCCGAAGATCGAGACTTCCGCCGGTGAGCGGTCGAAGCCCACCACCCTGCAGGCGACCATCGCCCGCCGCCTGACCGCCGCCAAGCGCGACGTGCCGCACTTCTACCTCGCCGCCGAGGCCGAGGTGACCGAATTGGCCGCCCTGCGCGACCGGCTGAACGCCGACACCGAATCCGGGCTCCCGCGGATTTCGATGACCCATCTTGTGCTGGCCGCGGTCGGACGGGCGCTCGCCGCCATGCCGGAGATGGACCGGGTGTGGGATGACGCCGATGGCGGCACGATCCTCGCCCTTGGCCGGGGCGACATCGGCATGGCGGTGGACACGCCGCGCGGGCTGGTCGCCCCGGTGCTGCGCGGGGCGGCGGCCCTGCCGCTCGACCGGCTGGCGGCGGAGGCCGCGTCGCTGACCCGCCGCGCCCGCGATGGCCGCCTGACCGAGGAGGATTTCCAGGGCGGCGCCGTCACCGTGTCGAACGCCGGCATGCACAACGTCACCTACATGACCTCGATCATCAACCCCGGCCAGTCGAGCATCCTCGGCGTCGGCAGCGTCCGCCCGGTCTTCCGCCCCGACGCGGCGGGCGCGCCGGTGCTGCGGCGCGAACTCGGCCTCGTCCTGTCGGCGGACCACCGGCTGTTCGACGGGGTGACCGCCCTGGCCTTCCTCAACCGCATCATCGCCGGGCTGGAGCGGCCGTTGCGCCTGCTTCGCGCCGCCTGA
- a CDS encoding branched-chain amino acid ABC transporter permease, which translates to MLRRAERDNKDDAMHFVLQLIFAGVCVGAVYALIAMGLSLTFWTTRTLNFGQGSLLMTASVATVAMLGAGMPAALAVPLGILLAGGLMVVAERIAIRPLLKSGDSMGWVVSTLGLGIFLQGFVSTVFGSQAIAFPSLVFDSLDSVDVAGVQVSSQYLAVLGLSLTLMVAMELFLRRSAWGRAVRAVSHDADAAALAGIPVRRVIVLSFVASGVLAGIAGVMVAQITGTVDPSFGFNLMVLGFVAAVFGGMGNTAGALVGGIALGVIEKLVGGYVSTAAEHGMAFAILMVILAIRPQGLFGRKEFTKV; encoded by the coding sequence GTGCTGCGACGGGCGGAGAGGGACAACAAGGACGACGCCATGCATTTCGTGCTGCAACTCATCTTCGCCGGCGTCTGCGTCGGCGCGGTCTACGCGCTCATCGCCATGGGGCTGTCGCTGACCTTCTGGACCACGCGCACGCTGAACTTCGGCCAGGGCTCGCTGCTGATGACCGCCTCGGTGGCGACGGTGGCGATGCTGGGGGCCGGGATGCCCGCGGCCCTCGCCGTGCCGCTGGGCATCCTGCTGGCCGGCGGGCTGATGGTGGTGGCGGAGCGCATCGCCATCCGCCCGCTGCTGAAGTCCGGCGACAGCATGGGCTGGGTGGTCTCCACGCTGGGGCTCGGCATCTTCCTCCAGGGCTTCGTCTCCACCGTCTTCGGGTCGCAGGCCATCGCCTTCCCGTCGCTGGTCTTCGACAGCCTGGATTCGGTGGACGTCGCCGGGGTCCAGGTGTCGTCGCAGTATCTCGCCGTGCTCGGCCTGTCGCTCACCCTGATGGTGGCGATGGAGCTGTTCCTGCGCCGCTCCGCCTGGGGCCGCGCGGTGCGGGCGGTGTCGCACGACGCCGACGCGGCGGCGCTGGCCGGCATCCCGGTGCGCCGGGTGATCGTGCTGTCCTTCGTCGCCAGCGGCGTGCTGGCCGGCATCGCCGGGGTGATGGTGGCGCAGATCACCGGCACCGTCGATCCCAGCTTCGGCTTCAACCTGATGGTGCTGGGCTTCGTCGCCGCGGTCTTCGGCGGCATGGGCAACACCGCGGGCGCCCTGGTCGGCGGCATCGCTCTCGGCGTCATCGAGAAGCTGGTCGGCGGCTACGTCTCCACCGCCGCCGAACACGGCATGGCCTTCGCCATCCTGATGGTGATCCTCGCCATCCGCCCGCAGGGCCTGTTCGGCCGCAAGGAATTCACGAAGGTGTAA
- a CDS encoding thiamine pyrophosphate-dependent dehydrogenase E1 component subunit alpha has protein sequence MQTIRATETTLSRLFADGEIPGFIHLSVGQEAVAAGVVGALGPQDSFATTHRGHGHVLARGVKLDLFFKEIMGRAGGICGGRGGSMHVADLSLGVLGANGIVGAGLPLATGSALAHQTRRTGGVAVAFFGDGAMAEGALHECLNMAALWKLPMVFVCENNGWSEFSPTSTQFAATLDKLGAAFGVPHRKVDGNDVAAVAEAAADVVEAARGGGPRILECLTTRWHGHFEGDPQRYRNADEIAGLPQNDPLRRSAEALLAAGVEESALAALVDAVDAAIREALEAARADALPDVDAAFRDVYTPTATLTAGA, from the coding sequence ATGCAGACGATCCGGGCGACCGAGACCACCCTGTCCCGGCTGTTCGCCGACGGCGAGATTCCCGGCTTCATCCATCTCAGCGTCGGGCAGGAGGCCGTCGCCGCCGGGGTGGTCGGCGCGCTGGGGCCGCAGGACAGCTTCGCCACCACCCACCGCGGCCACGGCCATGTGCTGGCGCGCGGCGTGAAGCTCGACCTCTTCTTCAAGGAGATCATGGGGCGGGCCGGCGGCATCTGCGGCGGGCGCGGCGGCTCGATGCACGTCGCGGACCTGTCGCTGGGCGTGCTGGGGGCCAACGGTATCGTCGGCGCCGGGCTGCCGCTCGCCACCGGGAGCGCGCTCGCCCACCAGACGCGGCGCACCGGCGGCGTGGCGGTCGCCTTCTTCGGCGACGGCGCCATGGCCGAGGGCGCGCTGCACGAATGCCTGAACATGGCGGCGCTGTGGAAGCTGCCGATGGTCTTCGTCTGCGAGAACAACGGCTGGTCGGAATTCTCGCCGACCTCCACCCAGTTCGCCGCGACGCTGGACAAGCTGGGCGCCGCCTTCGGCGTGCCGCACCGGAAGGTGGACGGCAACGACGTGGCCGCGGTGGCCGAAGCCGCCGCGGATGTGGTGGAGGCCGCCCGCGGCGGCGGCCCGCGCATCCTGGAATGCCTGACCACCCGCTGGCACGGCCATTTCGAGGGCGACCCGCAGCGCTACCGCAACGCCGACGAGATCGCCGGCCTGCCCCAGAACGACCCGCTGCGCCGCTCCGCCGAGGCGCTGCTCGCCGCCGGGGTCGAGGAATCGGCGCTGGCCGCCCTGGTCGATGCGGTGGACGCCGCGATCCGGGAGGCGCTGGAGGCCGCCCGCGCCGACGCCCTGCCCGACGTGGACGCCGCCTTCCGCGACGTCTACACGCCGACCGCCACCCTCACCGCCGGGGCCTGA
- a CDS encoding ATP-binding cassette domain-containing protein, which yields MRNLLSFLTRTPVVAALLLALGVAAEFVSGATVQIWSFLLVNVLLAQSINLLTGVAGQISLSHAGFLGIGAYGSALLMKNFGLPLPLTLLAGAAMGALSGWLLSFAAGRVREFYLAMMTLGFGMIFYEVVREWTSVTGGMMGLSGVPSPGLRTLTLFGWSVGPTAYFQIMLAVVAGVVWLLRNFVTSPFGRAFFAIHVSEVAAGSIGVPRARTKRNAYMLSAALAGLAGGFYAHLVGYLGPETFGLHRSVEVLVMAVVGGLGTLAGPVLGAVVFTYLPEKLQIFAEYQFMVYGLILLLSFVLLPRGLAGLLLPRPRFAKDVAPLPVPPPDPPAASGSGPLLSAEGVSISFLGLRALDNASVTVGAGEILGLVGPNGSGKSTLVNIISGIYRPGDGRVTFDGAAITGLPDHAVARRGALRTFQDPRLVPAFTVRENVLLGGHRLYRQNPLAAALNLPGTLREDAAMLGRADAIIAMAGLSHLADTPVRDLPYGDQRMTELSRVILADPRLVMLDEPAAGLSEVELQRLGGLVRHLKERGVGVILIEHHMDFLNELVDRVVVLDSGRVIYQGGMAGMYRDPAVVAAYLGTETHPGEAVHA from the coding sequence ATGCGGAATCTCCTCTCCTTCCTCACCCGGACCCCGGTGGTCGCGGCCCTGCTGCTGGCGCTTGGCGTCGCGGCGGAGTTCGTCAGCGGCGCCACCGTGCAGATCTGGTCCTTCCTCCTCGTCAACGTCCTGCTGGCCCAGAGCATCAACCTGCTGACCGGCGTCGCCGGGCAGATCTCGCTGAGCCACGCCGGCTTTCTCGGCATCGGCGCCTACGGCTCCGCCCTGCTGATGAAGAACTTCGGGCTTCCGCTGCCGCTGACCCTGCTGGCGGGAGCGGCGATGGGGGCGTTGAGCGGCTGGCTGCTGTCCTTCGCCGCCGGGCGTGTGCGCGAGTTCTACCTCGCCATGATGACGCTCGGCTTCGGGATGATCTTCTACGAGGTGGTGCGCGAGTGGACCTCGGTCACCGGCGGCATGATGGGGTTGAGCGGCGTGCCGTCGCCCGGCCTGCGCACGCTGACCCTGTTCGGCTGGTCCGTCGGCCCGACCGCCTATTTCCAGATCATGCTGGCGGTGGTGGCGGGGGTGGTCTGGCTGCTGCGGAACTTCGTCACCAGCCCCTTCGGGCGGGCCTTCTTCGCCATCCACGTCAGCGAAGTGGCGGCCGGCAGCATCGGCGTGCCGCGCGCCCGCACCAAGCGGAACGCCTACATGCTCAGCGCCGCGCTGGCCGGTCTGGCGGGGGGCTTCTACGCCCACCTCGTCGGCTATCTCGGGCCGGAGACCTTCGGGCTGCACCGCTCGGTGGAGGTGCTGGTGATGGCGGTGGTCGGCGGGCTGGGCACGCTGGCCGGGCCGGTGCTGGGCGCCGTCGTCTTCACCTATCTGCCGGAGAAGCTCCAGATTTTCGCCGAGTACCAGTTCATGGTCTACGGCCTGATCCTGCTGCTGTCCTTCGTCCTGCTGCCGCGCGGTCTGGCCGGCCTGCTGCTGCCGCGCCCGCGCTTCGCCAAGGACGTGGCGCCGCTGCCGGTTCCGCCGCCCGATCCTCCGGCGGCGTCGGGAAGCGGGCCGCTGCTGAGCGCGGAGGGGGTGTCCATCAGCTTCCTCGGGCTGCGGGCGCTCGACAACGCCTCGGTCACCGTGGGGGCGGGGGAGATCCTCGGCCTCGTCGGGCCGAACGGCTCGGGCAAGAGCACGCTGGTCAACATCATCAGCGGCATCTACCGGCCGGGCGACGGGCGCGTGACCTTCGACGGCGCCGCCATCACCGGTCTGCCCGACCACGCGGTGGCCCGGCGGGGCGCGTTGCGCACCTTCCAGGACCCGCGGCTCGTCCCGGCCTTCACGGTGCGCGAGAACGTGCTGCTCGGCGGGCACCGGCTCTACCGGCAGAACCCGCTGGCGGCGGCGCTGAACCTGCCGGGCACCCTGCGCGAGGACGCCGCCATGCTGGGCCGCGCCGACGCCATCATCGCCATGGCCGGCCTGTCGCATCTGGCCGACACGCCGGTGCGCGACCTGCCCTACGGCGACCAGCGGATGACCGAGCTGTCGCGCGTCATCCTCGCCGATCCGCGCCTCGTCATGCTCGACGAGCCGGCGGCGGGCCTGTCGGAGGTCGAACTGCAACGGCTGGGCGGTCTGGTCCGCCATCTGAAGGAACGGGGTGTCGGCGTGATCCTGATCGAGCATCACATGGATTTCCTCAACGAGCTGGTCGACCGCGTGGTCGTGCTGGACAGCGGGCGGGTCATCTACCAGGGCGGCATGGCCGGCATGTACCGCGACCCGGCGGTGGTCGCCGCCTATCTCGGCACCGAAACCCATCCGGGGGAGGCCGTTCATGCCTGA
- a CDS encoding ABC transporter ATP-binding protein — MPDTTGLEIHGLEVRYGPVEAVRGVSLRAEPGTITAILGANGAGKSSLMKAVSGLVPATAGRITLDGDDITRLPPHERARRGLSHALEGRRLFHRMTVEENLKVAWDFRNRGGNFRAVADRVYEQFPMLAPRRQTPAGMLSGGQQQMVILSAALIHEPRYLLLDEPSLGLAPVIVQQIFGFIESVCRERGTTILLCEQVAAIALRVAHSGCVLRRGQVVRGGPAAELAADPALSAAYLGG; from the coding sequence ATGCCTGACACCACAGGTCTCGAAATCCACGGGCTGGAGGTCCGTTACGGGCCGGTGGAGGCGGTGCGCGGCGTCTCGCTGCGCGCGGAGCCGGGGACCATCACCGCCATCCTGGGCGCCAACGGGGCCGGCAAATCCTCGCTGATGAAGGCGGTGTCCGGCCTTGTCCCGGCGACGGCGGGGCGCATCACGCTGGACGGCGACGACATCACGCGGCTTCCCCCGCACGAGCGGGCGCGCCGCGGCCTGTCGCACGCGCTGGAGGGGCGGCGGCTGTTCCACCGCATGACGGTGGAGGAGAACCTGAAGGTCGCCTGGGACTTCCGCAACCGGGGCGGCAACTTCCGCGCGGTGGCCGACCGCGTGTACGAGCAGTTCCCGATGCTGGCGCCGCGGCGGCAGACCCCGGCGGGGATGCTGTCGGGCGGGCAGCAGCAGATGGTCATCCTGTCGGCGGCGCTGATCCACGAGCCGCGCTACCTGCTGCTCGACGAGCCGTCGCTCGGGCTGGCCCCGGTGATCGTGCAGCAGATTTTCGGCTTCATCGAGTCCGTCTGCCGCGAGCGCGGCACCACCATCCTGCTGTGCGAGCAGGTGGCGGCCATCGCCCTGCGCGTCGCCCATTCCGGCTGCGTGCTGCGGCGCGGGCAAGTGGTGCGCGGCGGCCCGGCGGCGGAGCTGGCCGCCGACCCGGCGCTTTCGGCCGCCTATCTGGGTGGGTGA
- a CDS encoding enoyl-CoA hydratase/isomerase family protein, translating to MTDERPILTSRDGAVGLITINRPATLNALDVPTLLELERALSELEADDGVHVIVVTGAGERAFVAGGDIADLDSRQGLAHYLDFAEVVHRVFRRFETCDKPTIAAVNGWALGGGTELVLSLDIRIAADSAKFGLPEINLGLFPGAGGTQRILRQIPACRARELVFTGDQFTAAEAVAWGLVNRAVPKADLLAEAMATAQKIAAKSPLILKLTKRTLRHGAEMPLGASLAYEQAMIGLVLDSRDAHEGCRAFLEKRKAAFTGQ from the coding sequence ATGACGGACGAACGCCCCATCCTCACCAGCCGCGACGGCGCCGTGGGCCTGATCACCATCAACCGCCCGGCGACGCTCAACGCGCTCGACGTGCCGACCCTGCTGGAGCTGGAACGGGCTCTAAGCGAGTTGGAGGCCGACGACGGCGTGCACGTCATCGTCGTCACCGGGGCCGGCGAGCGCGCCTTCGTGGCCGGCGGCGACATCGCCGACCTCGACAGCCGCCAGGGCCTCGCCCACTATCTCGACTTCGCGGAGGTCGTGCACCGGGTGTTCCGCCGGTTCGAGACCTGCGACAAGCCGACCATCGCCGCCGTCAACGGCTGGGCGCTCGGCGGCGGGACCGAGCTGGTGCTGTCGCTCGACATCCGCATCGCCGCCGACAGCGCGAAGTTCGGCCTGCCGGAGATCAACCTCGGCCTGTTCCCCGGCGCCGGCGGCACCCAGCGCATCCTGCGCCAGATCCCGGCCTGCCGGGCGCGCGAGCTGGTCTTCACCGGCGACCAGTTCACCGCCGCGGAGGCCGTCGCCTGGGGGCTGGTCAACCGCGCCGTGCCCAAGGCCGATCTGCTGGCCGAGGCGATGGCGACCGCCCAGAAGATCGCCGCCAAGTCGCCGCTGATCCTGAAGCTGACCAAGCGCACGCTGCGCCACGGCGCGGAGATGCCGCTCGGCGCCTCGCTGGCCTACGAGCAGGCGATGATCGGGCTGGTGCTCGACAGCCGGGACGCGCACGAGGGCTGCCGCGCCTTCCTGGAGAAGCGCAAGGCCGCCTTCACGGGGCAATGA